Proteins from one Rosa chinensis cultivar Old Blush chromosome 7, RchiOBHm-V2, whole genome shotgun sequence genomic window:
- the LOC112180163 gene encoding putative disease resistance protein RGA3, giving the protein MAEALVNLLVEQLGSVVFHQTSEGVKLILNAKKDVNKFRSTLKLIQNVLDDAEKKQVSDPAVRDWLDQLKDVSYKMDDVLDAWNTETGKREADEKQETQGSDVEVRFSFRSNCFCLAQLNEVTHRYKIGSAIKDLNEELTQIYVDKNKFSLQSTMPAAVVNVEQPNPRPITSSFVDISTIYGREVEKERLVSELLRKTRPGLVIPVVGMGGVGKTSLTQLVYNDARVQAHFGIKAWVCVSDPFDVIKIAKEILEHVSGIKSQDSSNLLEKLLENVEKHIKDKKILLVLDDVWTEDQTEWESLRLPVLMQSCAKGSRILVTTRKQEVAQMMRATGDMITLGKLSDLDSLDLFNSIAFLDREQDKSNKVFGDIAEKIVRKCDGLPLVLKTLGSLLLHKLTIREWEEVLYSEIWKVKVVEEKVFRPLLLSYYDLAPEIKSCLLYCATYPKDFEFNKEILIEQWMSQGYLNIGKNREEATQGREVFTKLVMRCFFQDFSQNALTKEIIGCKMHDTVHDFVQYLTQNECLTMEATGTDGTETSSANDRIRHLSLMSAPEGPFPSLISKLANSKILRTLATFGSRITAIDSDLVAHLKCLRTLNLSHNGIEQLPEEIGDLIHLRYLDVSGNDNLRRLPANVCNLYNLQSLRLDDCQYLEELPDNMGKLINLKHLHVDYRLNYLPKGIRRLRNLRTLDGSPSVYCSEDAEALTLGDLRMMNQLRRLNIRFDRFGENAASEVEKAELSQKVHLSHLELAYQNARLDIDAEAGVMNASRPHENLDSLVIWWYYGSIWPNWMMTSYLSRLTVFHLCESGSSVLPPLGKLPSLKVVKLITMFHLEEIGAEFYGVEEETSSSSSFPSLETLFLGGLWSLEKWELGGKAGDSSNSQMKSISIMPRLSSLHIVDCPKLKRLPDFLLQNAPLQNLLIENCESLAASLPDEFISRIPNVKISGTISKGRKIDTE; this is encoded by the coding sequence ATGGCCGAGGCACTCGTCAACCTCCTTGTTGAACAATTGGGTTCAGTAGTTTTCCACCAGACTAGTGAAGGGGTGAAACTGATTTTGAATGCTAAGAAGGACGTTAACAAGTTCAGAAGCACCCTCAAACTTATCCAGAATGTGCTTGACGATGCTGAGAAGAAGCAAGTGTCGGATCCCGCTGTGAGAGACTGGTTGGATCAGCTCAAAGACGTGTCGTACAAGATGGATGACGTGCTCGACGCTTGGAACACTGAGACTGGGAAACGAGAAGCTGATGAGAAACAAGAAACACAAGGTTCTGATGTGGAGGTACGTTTCTCATTTCGTTCCAATTGCTTCTGTCTTGCCCAATTGAATGAGGTAACTCATCGTTACAAGATTGGTAGTGCAATAAAAGATCTGAATGAAGAGTTAACTCAGATTTACGTTGACAAAAACAAGTTTAGCTTGCAATCCACCATGCCTGCTGCTGTAGTTAATGTTGAACAACCTAATCCACGGCCTATAACTTCATCTTTCGTCGATATATCGACCATATATGGGCGAGAAGTTGAAAAGGAGAGGTTGGTGAGTGAGCTGTTAAGGAAGACGAGGCCCGGCCTTGTCATCCCCGTTGTAGGGATGGGGGGAGTGGGGAAAACAAGTCTTACCCAATTAGTCTATAATGATGCACGAGTTCAAGCCCAttttggtatcaaagcatggGTTTGTGTCTCAGACCCTTTTGATGTCATAAAGATTGCAAAAGAAATCCTTGAACATGTCAGTGGAATAAAATCTCAAGATAGTTCAAATTTGTTGGAGAAATTATTAGAAAACGTCGAAAAACatatcaaggacaagaagattCTTCTTGTTCTAGATGATGTGTGGACGGAAGACCAAACAGAGTGGGAGAGTTTAAGGTTACCAGTACTAATGCAAAGCTGTGCTAAAGGCAGTAGAATTCTGGTGACCACTCGAAAGCAGGAGGTTGCTCAAATGATGAGAGCAACCGGTGACATGATCACTTTGGGGAAGTTGAGTGATTTAGATTCTTTGGACCTATTCAATAGTATTGCATTTCTGGATAGGGAACAAGATAAGTCCAACAAGGTGTTTGGAGATATTGCTGAGAAAATTGTTAGAAAATGTGACGGTTTGCCTCTTGTTCTGAAGACTTTAGGTAGTCTCCTATTGCATAAGCTGACAATTAGAGAATGGGAAGAAGTTCTCTATAGTGAGATATGGAAGGTAAAAGTGgttgaagaaaaagtttttcgACCATTATTACTGAGTTATTATGATTTGGCTCCGGAGATTAAGAGTTGTCTTCTGTATTGTGCTACTTATCCCAAAGATTTTGAGTTCAACAAAGAAATTCTTATCGAGCAGTGGATGTCACAAGGCTATCTGAATATTGGAAAAAACAGAGAAGAGGCAACACAAGGTAGAGAAGTTTTTACCAAGTTAGTAATGCGATGTTTCTTTCAAGATTTCAGTCAAAATGCACTTACCAAAGAAATTATAGGCTGCAAAATGCATGATACTGTGCATGATTTTGTACAATATCTTACCCAGAATGAGTGTCTTACTATGGAGGCTACGGGTACCGATGGAACAGAGACATCGAGTGCAAATGATAGGATTCGCCATTTGAGCTTAATGTCAGCACCCGAGGGTCCATTTCCATCTTTGATATCAAAATTAGCGAATAGCAAAATTTTGCGTACCCTGGCAACTTTTGGTTCAAGAATTACTGCCATAGACTCAGATTTGGTTGCACACTTGAAATGCCTAAGGACCTTGAATTTGAGTCACAACGGCATCGAGCAATTGCCAGAAGAGATTGGTGATTTGATACATTTGAGATATCTTGATGTGTCTGGTAATGATAATTTGAGGAGATTACCCGCCAACGTGTGTAACTTGTACAATTTGCAATCTTTGAGGCTTGATGACTGCCAGTACCTTGAAGAGTTGCCCGACAATATGGGGAAGTTGATTAACTTGAAGCACCTTCATGTTGATTATAGGCTGAATTACTTACCGAAAGGGATTAGGCGTCTAAGGAATTTGCGAACACTAGACGGGAGCCCATCTGTTTATTGTAGTGAAGATGCCGAAGCATTGACATTAGGAGATCTGAGAATGATGAATCAGCTTCGCCGTCTTAACATCCGTTTTGACAGGTTTGGGGAAAATGCTGCAAGTGAGGTCGAGAAAGCAGAATTGAGTCAAAAAGTACATCTTTCTCATTTAGAACTTGCTTATCAGAATGCCCGACTCGACATCGACGCAGAAGCTGGAGTAATGAATGCCTCGCGACCACATGAAAATTTGGACTCTTTGGTAATTTGGTGGTACTATGGCTCCATCTGGCCCAATTGGATGATGACGTCGTATTTAAGCAGATTGACAGTCTTTCATCTTTGTGAAAGCGGCTCCTCTGTTTTGCCTCCTCTCGGGAAACTACCGTCTCTTAAAGTAGTAAAGCTAATTACCATGTTTCATCTGGAAGAGATCGGAGCTGAATTTTACGGAGTAGAAGAagaaacatcatcatcatcatccttcccAAGTTTGGAAACACTCTTTCTTGGCGGATTGTGGAGTTTAGAAAAGTGGGAATTAGGTGGAAAGGCAGGAGATTCTTCTAATTCCCAAATGAAATCAATTTCAATAATGCCACGCCTTTCTTCCTTGCATATTGTGGATTGTCCTAAACTAAAACGACTGCCAGACTTCCTCCTGCAAAATGCACCACTGCAGAATCTTCTCATCGAAAATTGTGAGAGCCTTGCTGCCAGCCTTCCTGACGAGTTCATCTCTCGCATCCCAAACGTCAAAATTAGTGGAACCATTTCCAAAGGAAGAAAAATAGATACTGAATAG